Proteins from a single region of Mucilaginibacter daejeonensis:
- a CDS encoding head GIN domain-containing protein — MKTRIILSFVIAASLATTTLSSCHIGCVKGSGNKTIEKRQIGNFEKIDISGGFTVNLKQDSTGNLNVTADDNLMKYIRTEVSGSKLRIFTRKDLCNRAPVVIDLSVRNLKEVKSSGAVELNSNSKINVKDLTLEFSGASKVDMDINAAKLKTKASGATELNLKGQAASHEVKVSGAGKLFATDLVVGSYKIETSGAVNCKINVLQSLTTNTSGASEIQYRGAPSEINSHKSGASSIKHID; from the coding sequence ATGAAAACTCGCATCATACTCTCATTCGTCATAGCCGCAAGCTTAGCAACAACCACTTTATCATCATGCCATATCGGTTGTGTTAAAGGTTCAGGTAATAAGACCATCGAGAAACGCCAGATCGGCAATTTCGAAAAAATAGACATCTCAGGCGGGTTCACAGTTAACCTGAAACAGGACAGCACTGGCAACCTCAATGTCACTGCCGATGATAACCTCATGAAATACATCCGCACCGAAGTGAGCGGAAGCAAGTTGCGCATCTTTACCCGCAAGGACCTATGCAACCGTGCCCCGGTAGTGATAGATCTAAGCGTACGTAACCTAAAGGAGGTCAAAAGTTCGGGCGCTGTTGAATTGAATTCCAACAGCAAGATCAACGTGAAAGACCTTACGCTCGAATTTTCTGGAGCAAGTAAAGTAGATATGGACATCAACGCAGCCAAGCTGAAGACCAAAGCCAGCGGCGCTACTGAGTTGAACCTTAAAGGTCAGGCCGCTTCACACGAGGTCAAGGTTTCTGGGGCGGGTAAATTATTCGCTACCGATCTGGTAGTAGGAAGCTATAAAATTGAGACCTCCGGTGCCGTGAATTGCAAGATCAACGTATTGCAAAGCCTAACCACCAATACCAGCGGTGCATCTGAGATCCAGTATCGCGGTGCCCCGTCTGAGATCAACAGCCACAAATCAGGCGCATCATCCATCAAGCACATCGACTGA
- a CDS encoding acyl-CoA thioesterase, translating to MEEYKTVTDSQTTLTELMIPSYSNFGGKVHGGIILGLMDKVAYACAAKHAGNYCVTVSIDTVNFMAPVEVGELVSLLASVNYVGRSSMVIGIRVQTENVRTKEVKHTNSSYFTMVAMGDDHSPAQVPGLILRTQAEVRRFFEAYHRKALTKYYNEEQKRIHSSSEVEEAMKLISKERCKIELTESES from the coding sequence ATGGAAGAATACAAGACCGTTACCGATTCGCAAACCACACTTACCGAACTCATGATCCCCTCCTACTCGAACTTTGGAGGCAAGGTGCATGGTGGTATCATATTAGGACTAATGGACAAAGTGGCCTATGCGTGTGCGGCTAAGCATGCCGGCAACTATTGCGTGACGGTCTCCATTGATACGGTGAACTTTATGGCCCCGGTAGAGGTAGGCGAATTAGTATCACTATTGGCCTCGGTCAACTATGTGGGCCGTTCGTCTATGGTGATCGGTATCAGGGTACAAACCGAGAATGTGCGTACAAAAGAGGTCAAACATACCAATTCGAGCTATTTTACCATGGTCGCCATGGGTGATGACCATTCACCCGCACAGGTGCCAGGACTTATTTTACGTACGCAAGCCGAGGTACGCCGCTTTTTTGAGGCCTACCATCGTAAAGCATTGACCAAATATTATAACGAAGAACAGAAGCGCATCCACTCTTCATCCGAAGTGGAAGAAGCTATGAAGCTGATCAGCAAGGAACGCTGTAAGATAGAGCTCACTGAAAGTGAGAGTTGA
- a CDS encoding SDR family oxidoreductase, translating to MKILLTGATGYIGRRLLPVLVENGHEVLCVVRDEQRFDTSQYPAGQVTTVKADLMDTGTLGALPKDIDAAYYLVHSMSMSTGDFSETEKTSAQNFIQYMDTTSARQLIYLGGITNEQQLSKHLSSRKAVEDELRKGKVPVTALRAGIIVGSGSASFEIIRDLVEKLPVMIAPRWLNTRCQPISIRNVIEFLSGVLGLEVTYGRHFDIYGPDTLTYKQMLLQFAEVRKLKRRIWTVPVMTPRLSSYWLYFVTSTSYPLAKNLVESMKVDVIGKKNELPDKLNISLIPYKEAIKIAFDKIEQNLVLSSWKDSANTDIFAKGLSEHIQIPQFGVFTDKQSQRTSDPGKALERIFAIGGRNGWYYANWLWDFRGFFDRVFGGVGLRRGRRNASDVSPGDALDFWRVIYADKKEKRLLLYAEMKLPGEAWLEFKIDKNSCVQQTATFRPLGLLGRLYWYAMLPFHFFIFKGMLNKIAS from the coding sequence ATGAAGATATTACTTACCGGTGCAACAGGCTACATTGGCCGCAGGCTATTACCTGTATTAGTAGAGAACGGGCATGAGGTATTATGCGTGGTACGTGACGAACAACGGTTCGATACCAGTCAATACCCGGCAGGACAAGTGACCACCGTAAAAGCCGACCTGATGGACACGGGTACGCTTGGTGCGCTGCCAAAAGATATCGACGCAGCTTATTACCTCGTTCACTCGATGAGTATGAGTACGGGTGACTTTAGCGAGACAGAAAAGACCTCAGCTCAAAACTTCATACAATACATGGATACCACATCGGCCAGGCAGCTGATCTACTTGGGCGGTATCACCAATGAGCAGCAGCTATCCAAGCATCTTTCGTCGCGCAAGGCCGTTGAAGACGAGTTACGTAAAGGAAAGGTCCCTGTGACCGCCCTGCGAGCGGGCATCATTGTGGGCTCAGGAAGTGCATCGTTCGAAATCATACGCGATCTGGTAGAAAAGTTGCCTGTAATGATCGCCCCGCGTTGGCTTAACACCCGATGCCAGCCGATATCCATTCGCAACGTGATCGAGTTCTTGTCGGGTGTTTTGGGACTGGAGGTCACCTATGGCCGGCACTTCGACATTTACGGGCCCGACACACTAACTTACAAGCAAATGCTGTTGCAATTTGCCGAAGTACGTAAGTTAAAGCGCCGGATATGGACGGTGCCTGTTATGACCCCACGCCTCTCCTCCTACTGGTTATACTTTGTTACGTCCACCTCCTACCCATTGGCCAAGAACCTGGTGGAGAGCATGAAGGTGGACGTGATCGGTAAAAAGAACGAACTGCCCGACAAGCTGAACATCTCGTTGATACCTTACAAAGAGGCGATCAAGATCGCTTTTGATAAGATCGAGCAGAACTTGGTATTGTCGAGCTGGAAGGATTCGGCCAATACAGACATATTTGCTAAAGGCCTGTCTGAACATATACAGATACCGCAATTCGGTGTGTTTACTGATAAGCAGAGCCAGCGCACCAGCGATCCAGGGAAGGCGTTGGAGCGCATATTTGCCATAGGAGGACGGAACGGCTGGTACTACGCCAATTGGCTTTGGGATTTCCGCGGCTTTTTTGATCGTGTGTTCGGTGGCGTAGGCCTAAGGCGTGGTCGGCGCAATGCGTCCGATGTATCACCTGGTGATGCTCTTGATTTTTGGCGTGTGATCTATGCAGACAAAAAAGAGAAACGGTTGCTGTTATATGCCGAGATGAAATTACCTGGTGAAGCATGGCTGGAATTCAAGATCGATAAGAACTCCTGCGTGCAGCAAACCGCCACCTTTAGGCCATTGGGTTTGTTAGGCCGATTGTACTGGTATGCGATGCTGCCCTTCCACTTTTTCATATTTAAGGGAATGCTCAACAAGATCGCGTCATAG
- a CDS encoding lmo0937 family membrane protein encodes MRSLLYIVAVILVIGWAISVFAYSVGGLIHILIVLAIISLVLGLFRGTTSSAV; translated from the coding sequence ATGAGATCATTACTTTATATCGTAGCTGTCATCCTCGTAATCGGATGGGCTATTAGTGTATTTGCTTATTCAGTTGGCGGATTGATCCACATCCTGATCGTACTTGCCATCATATCATTAGTATTGGGCTTGTTCAGAGGAACCACGTCTTCTGCAGTATAA